From one [Ruminococcus] lactaris ATCC 29176 genomic stretch:
- the jag gene encoding RNA-binding cell elongation regulator Jag/EloR, which translates to MNGSIRVSAKTVDDAITEAMIQLGVTSDRLEYEVIEKGSSGFLGIGMKQAVIEARRKPESEPEVVEEEPFAPVEEIREEKAEEIAEPVKAEVKEEAPVVEKQEERPAEEPKKARELAEVQPQTVEAVKTFLADTMKAMNMEVEIEISIDEDGALCADLRGEHMGILIGKRGQTLDSLQYLANRVANKHQDGYVRVKLDTENYRARREETLKHLAKNIAHKVKRNRRPVALEPMNPYERRIIHSALQSDPYVTTHSEGEEPYRKVVITLKR; encoded by the coding sequence ATGAATGGTAGTATCAGAGTATCAGCTAAGACAGTAGATGACGCTATTACAGAGGCAATGATTCAGTTAGGCGTAACAAGCGACAGACTGGAATATGAAGTAATTGAAAAGGGAAGTTCCGGATTCCTTGGAATCGGTATGAAGCAGGCAGTGATCGAGGCAAGAAGAAAGCCTGAATCAGAACCAGAAGTTGTTGAGGAAGAACCGTTTGCACCGGTTGAAGAAATCAGGGAAGAAAAAGCAGAAGAAATTGCAGAGCCGGTAAAAGCAGAAGTAAAAGAAGAGGCTCCTGTGGTTGAGAAGCAGGAAGAGAGGCCTGCAGAAGAGCCGAAGAAAGCAAGAGAACTTGCAGAGGTTCAGCCACAGACAGTTGAAGCAGTAAAGACTTTCCTTGCAGATACAATGAAGGCAATGAATATGGAAGTTGAGATCGAAATTTCTATCGATGAAGATGGAGCACTTTGTGCAGACCTGCGTGGTGAGCATATGGGAATCCTGATCGGTAAGAGAGGTCAGACGCTGGATTCTCTTCAGTATCTTGCAAACCGTGTTGCGAACAAGCATCAGGATGGTTATGTAAGAGTAAAGCTTGATACAGAAAATTATCGGGCAAGAAGAGAAGAGACGTTGAAGCATCTTGCAAAGAACATTGCACATAAAGTAAAAAGGAACAGAAGACCGGTTGCACTTGAGCCAATGAATCCGTATGAAAGAAGGATCATTCACTCAGCACTTCAGTCAGATCCTTATGTAACAACGCACAGTGAAGGAGAAGAGCCTTACAGAAAAGTTGTTATAACATTAAAGAGATAA
- a CDS encoding YidC/Oxa1 family membrane protein insertase translates to MEVYGLLASGYGDWPIIKQIAWLLGQVMNGIFNVLSAIGIENIGVCIIIFTIIVYTLMIPLTIKQQKFSKMSAVMQPEIKKIQKKYEGKKDQASMMKQQEEINMVYEKYGTSMSGGCLPMLIQMPILFALYPVIRDIPTYVKGVKNVYMPVTEAIMNTDGFQKIMEKIGEASPVLMSAKTNDYSQVDTIVNVLYKFQDSTWDKLLDKIPSISDLAHQTMNQVTHLNSFLGINIGEQPLTQLTTALHNGSIVGVILAVLIPVLAGLTQFISVKLQPNAASADKDNPMAGSMNAMTYTMPLISVVMGFTLPAGLGLYWAASAIVRCIQQLAINKYLSTKSLDEMIAENQKKAQKKREKHGAPAKEINKMATTSTRNAGKVTKGQSGISESERDSKIQEAQARAQKAKPGSLTSKANLVSRYNQGLETAEPKVESAEKDSKKKKKK, encoded by the coding sequence ATGGAAGTTTATGGACTTTTAGCTTCAGGCTATGGAGACTGGCCTATTATCAAGCAGATTGCCTGGCTGCTGGGTCAGGTAATGAATGGGATCTTTAATGTTCTGAGTGCGATCGGAATTGAGAACATTGGTGTATGTATCATCATTTTCACGATCATCGTTTATACTCTGATGATCCCACTTACAATCAAACAACAGAAATTTTCAAAAATGTCGGCTGTAATGCAGCCTGAGATCAAAAAGATCCAGAAGAAATACGAAGGAAAGAAAGATCAGGCTTCAATGATGAAGCAGCAGGAAGAAATCAATATGGTTTATGAGAAGTACGGAACTTCCATGAGCGGCGGATGTCTTCCAATGTTGATCCAGATGCCGATTCTTTTTGCTTTGTATCCTGTAATCAGAGACATTCCGACCTACGTTAAGGGTGTGAAGAATGTCTATATGCCTGTAACAGAAGCCATCATGAATACAGATGGATTCCAGAAGATCATGGAGAAGATCGGAGAAGCAAGCCCGGTTCTCATGAGTGCAAAGACAAATGATTATTCTCAGGTAGATACAATTGTAAATGTACTTTATAAATTTCAGGATTCCACATGGGATAAGCTGTTAGATAAGATCCCGAGTATTTCGGATCTTGCTCATCAGACGATGAACCAGGTAACTCACCTGAACAGTTTCCTTGGAATCAATATCGGTGAGCAGCCACTCACTCAGTTGACAACAGCACTTCATAACGGTTCTATCGTCGGAGTGATCCTTGCAGTACTGATTCCTGTTCTTGCAGGTCTGACTCAGTTTATCAGTGTGAAGCTTCAGCCAAATGCAGCTTCGGCAGATAAGGACAACCCGATGGCAGGTTCTATGAATGCCATGACATATACGATGCCGCTGATCTCAGTCGTAATGGGATTCACACTTCCGGCAGGTCTTGGTCTTTACTGGGCAGCAAGTGCAATTGTAAGATGCATACAGCAGCTTGCAATCAATAAGTACCTTAGCACAAAGTCTCTGGATGAAATGATCGCAGAGAATCAGAAAAAAGCTCAGAAGAAGAGAGAGAAGCATGGGGCTCCGGCAAAAGAGATCAATAAGATGGCTACAACAAGTACAAGAAATGCCGGAAAAGTGACAAAAGGACAGTCAGGGATCAGTGAATCCGAAAGAGATTCAAAGATTCAGGAGGCTCAGGCAAGGGCTCAGAAAGCAAAGCCGGGCAGCCTTACTTCAAAGGCAAATCTTGTAAGCAGATATAATCAGGGACTTGAGACCGCAGAACCAAAGGTGGAAAGTGCGGAAAAGGATTCTAAAAAGAAAAAGAAAAAATAA
- the yidD gene encoding membrane protein insertion efficiency factor YidD, whose product MKRILLWMIRFYRKYLSKMKRYNTCKYYPTCSQYALEAIEKYGALKGGVLAIWRVLRCNPFSKGGYDPVP is encoded by the coding sequence ATGAAACGCATCCTTTTATGGATGATTCGCTTTTACAGAAAGTATTTATCCAAAATGAAAAGATATAATACGTGTAAATATTATCCAACTTGTTCTCAGTACGCACTTGAAGCAATCGAAAAATACGGTGCTTTAAAGGGCGGTGTGCTGGCAATATGGAGAGTCCTGCGCTGCAATCCTTTTTCAAAAGGCGGATATGATCCGGTACCTTAA
- the rnpA gene encoding ribonuclease P protein component, with protein sequence MKFSESLKKNRDFQYVYKNGKSYANKCLVMYIIPNEQNKNRVGISVSKKVGNSVVRHHLTRLIRESYRLSEEHFQCGYDIVVIARTSAKEKSYHEIENALIHLGKLHHIYI encoded by the coding sequence ATGAAATTTTCCGAATCTTTAAAGAAAAACAGGGATTTTCAGTATGTCTATAAGAATGGAAAGTCCTATGCAAATAAATGTCTTGTAATGTATATTATCCCCAATGAACAAAATAAGAACCGAGTCGGTATATCAGTCAGTAAAAAGGTAGGGAACAGTGTGGTCAGACATCATCTTACGCGGCTGATCAGAGAAAGCTACCGGTTATCGGAAGAACATTTCCAGTGTGGATATGACATTGTAGTCATTGCGAGAACAAGTGCGAAGGAAAAGTCTTACCATGAGATTGAGAATGCACTGATCCATCTTGGAAAGCTTCATCACATCTATATCTGA